In Laspinema palackyanum D2c, a genomic segment contains:
- a CDS encoding metallophosphoesterase — MVFPPQLLTDPFLQVPTANSVRVLWFTEFAGIEHRVEYGEKGENLVGATTMKLSRTQEDGRSHLGSQTEDGSVYPNPTVREIWRHEAEITGLTPGVRVPYSVTSVREDQVEIKSDRFTLAANPEPGSDLKILLTSDYQLKPMTAANLQKVVETVGRVDAVFHAGDLINVADRASEWFDDNRGNAFFPVLQGRAQYNFKSESGTHLYTGGQIIQHAPLFPTVGNHEVMGRFSPEKDLDDQFIDAFPREVARRLYEEKVKEINPEESPVLRDRWLIDNSFNTTTFNEIFNLPNPEGKNYYAVTFGDVRLVVLYITNIWRYPSLDPTTKGRYRERAEDLTQPEKWGYGQHIFEPITPGSRQYQWLEQELASPEFTEAKYKIVMFHHPPHSLGGNVVPAYTDPVKRLESDEIGRITVRYEYPKDQDYIIRDVVPLLESAGVQLVFYGHSHLWNRFVSPSGMHFLESSNVGNSYGAHDENNPREVPENYQETYTAIGNPNGLDPVIPTLSPLLDDQGQPLPYLASNDISAFSIFETRTGMVSSYRFDVKNPNAPVVKFDEFKLK; from the coding sequence ATGGTATTTCCCCCCCAACTTTTAACGGATCCGTTTCTGCAAGTTCCCACCGCCAATTCTGTTCGGGTCCTGTGGTTTACGGAGTTTGCTGGGATTGAGCATCGGGTCGAATATGGGGAAAAGGGGGAGAACCTGGTGGGGGCGACTACGATGAAACTGAGTCGGACTCAGGAGGACGGGCGATCGCACCTCGGGAGTCAAACCGAAGACGGATCAGTGTATCCGAATCCGACAGTCCGAGAGATTTGGCGGCATGAAGCGGAGATTACCGGATTAACCCCAGGAGTGCGAGTCCCCTATTCGGTGACGAGTGTGCGGGAGGATCAGGTAGAAATTAAGAGCGATCGCTTCACCCTGGCAGCCAACCCCGAACCGGGTAGCGATTTGAAAATTTTGCTCACTTCCGATTATCAGTTAAAGCCGATGACTGCGGCTAATTTACAGAAAGTTGTGGAAACAGTTGGGCGAGTTGATGCGGTGTTTCATGCCGGTGATTTAATCAATGTTGCCGATCGCGCTTCGGAATGGTTTGATGACAATCGGGGAAATGCCTTCTTTCCCGTCCTACAAGGTCGCGCTCAGTATAACTTTAAATCAGAGTCCGGAACTCATCTTTATACCGGGGGTCAAATTATTCAACACGCGCCCCTATTTCCTACGGTCGGCAATCATGAAGTGATGGGGCGGTTTTCTCCAGAAAAAGACTTAGATGACCAGTTTATCGATGCCTTTCCCCGGGAGGTAGCCCGTCGCCTTTACGAGGAAAAGGTTAAAGAAATCAATCCCGAAGAGTCTCCGGTATTGCGCGATCGCTGGTTGATTGACAACTCCTTTAATACCACAACCTTTAATGAAATCTTTAACCTCCCCAATCCTGAAGGCAAAAATTATTACGCCGTCACCTTCGGCGATGTGCGATTAGTTGTTTTATATATCACGAATATCTGGCGCTATCCCAGTCTCGATCCTACAACCAAAGGTCGATATCGAGAACGGGCAGAAGATTTAACTCAACCGGAAAAATGGGGATACGGACAACATATTTTTGAACCCATTACTCCAGGAAGTCGGCAATATCAATGGCTGGAACAAGAGTTAGCCAGTCCAGAGTTTACAGAAGCTAAATATAAAATTGTCATGTTTCATCATCCCCCCCATTCCCTCGGGGGAAATGTCGTTCCGGCTTATACGGACCCAGTGAAACGGTTAGAATCTGATGAAATTGGGCGGATCACCGTGCGCTATGAATATCCCAAAGACCAAGATTATATTATTCGGGATGTTGTACCCTTATTGGAATCTGCCGGAGTCCAGTTGGTATTTTACGGACATTCTCACTTATGGAATCGCTTCGTCAGTCCCAGTGGAATGCACTTTTTGGAATCCTCTAATGTGGGGAACAGTTATGGGGCGCATGACGAGAATAATCCCCGCGAAGTGCCGGAAAATTATCAAGAAACCTATACAGCGATCGGCAATCCCAATGGCTTGGATCCGGTGATTCCCACCCTTTCTCCCCTTTTGGATGACCAGGGTCAACCGTTACCCTATCTTGCCAGTAATGATATCTCGGCGTTTAGTATTTTCGAGACCCGTACAGGGATGGTCAGCAGCTACCGTTTTGATGTCAAAAATCCGAATGCGCCGGTGGTTAAATTTGATGAATTTAAGTTGAAATAA
- a CDS encoding DUF4347 domain-containing protein — protein MNALEMTQIVVDTSATTSQNPSIVVLDAAVENWESLAAGVLPGTEIVVLHPHQDGVAQITELLATRSNIDALHILSHGQPGCLFLGSTRLATDTLDTYSPLLHQWRNALTPDADILIYGCNVAACSTEDAMNRLSTGATSSSVNISAICGSPFLHRLHELTGANIAASANRTGSTALGGDWELEVHTGEIKTALAFAPEVMRGYAAVLTRAPEWIEQFGSSSNDRASDIAVDSAGNIYLSGYTEGSLGGTNAGGRDSWVAKYNSNGTQQWVKQFGSSGSDVSNGITVDSAGNVYLTGGASGQLLYGNAGTYQGGEDAYIAKYNNSGNVQWVEMWGTPNYENAKGITIGSGGNLYLTGSTDGDWDGTNAGATDAWIGSYNTSGYQQWVRQFGSSGYDGANGITSDSAGNLYVTGDTDGNLGGTHAGATDAWIAKYDSNGNQQWVRQFGSSGYDGSNGITSDSAGNLYVTGYTDGNLGGTHAGGQDIWIAKYDSNGNQQWIKQFGSSGSDRSDGIAVDSAGNLYVTGYTDGNLDGTNAGLGDAWVAKYDSSGTQQWIKQFGSDHVDNSFDITVDSAGNPYVAGDTRGTLDGSNVGWYDAWVSKLSPVVSITPGTAPSEIGPTTSTFNLTRSEPAPTGGITVNYSVGGTATNATDYDALSGSAFIPEGSTTTTINLVPIDDEIDDENETVQLTLSPGTGYATSAANNSASLTIADNDTAGVIIAETGSNTAASEDGATDTYSIKLATEPTASVNINVTPNAQTDLGSGAGTPVTLTFDSSNWNVAQTVTVAAIDDTAVEYDHTSTIAHSVTSTDANYNGLTVTDVTVSLTDNDWPTVSIAPGTNPDETSATPGHFQITLSDPAPLGGITLNYTVAGTATSASDYTTLSGSLFIAEGETSASIQVVPTDDAIADPGETVEVTLNAGTHYNVNATNNTASVTVTDNDTAGVTVSAMNGNTSEAGDSASFDVVLDTQPTADVTVNLVSGNTGEGIVSVPSLTFTPSNWNVPQTVTVTGVDDAVADGNITYTIQTTVTSTDSIYSSINPNDVSVTNIDNDTPNILVTQSSGSTAVTEGGTTDTYQFVLTSAPTANVNITITPDAQTDLGNGAGTAVTRTFTSTNWNTPQTVTVTAADDTAVEYAHTSTISHSVTSTDANYNGMAVSNITANVTDNDLPKVNVAAGNNASEANTSSGQWTLTLSDAAPTGGMTVNYSVAGTATSGTDYTALSGSVFIPAGATTANINVTPLDDAIDEPDETVKLTVATGTGYNLGTTSEATISLVDNDTAGAKLTQSNNSTNVAESGTTDTYEIVLLSQPTQDVSITVNPDSQTRVVGATSLTFTPNNWNVAQTVTVGAIDDTAVEYPHSGTISHSISSSDANYNGISLSPVTANIADNDWPNLGIAPGSNPQEQSATTGNFMLTLSDPAPAEGIRVSYSFRGNATSGTDYNNLSGSAFIPAGATSANINLVPVDDFVDEDDESIEVSLNPGSNHNIGSSGTAIAYVIDNDTAGMRIVESGSGTEVSEGGSPDTYTVVLSSQPTADVRIDFSTDDNLKPIGALTFSASNWNVPQTVSVSAVADNELQGDRTSAIAHTVSSTDAKYNGITLPNINAYIRDPDLTKTKEGLATGFDLIENLLDAQLSQLRLPVVNKSLQDILTSDFADKLRTDVLGAINDALDGGADDLAKTLQEKLSFVFSEVEIDPEITAKEGKFKITGKNSIDLATIPLNGSIGLPALGIQAQGSADSAFEYQLSLGFGYHKDYGFYLDTENTELVFNLGLGLSDDFKATGTAGFLQLDLENNADDPTNIGAEFKVKLQDVEPLNQSGDDGERLTFSELKGSYNLSDLFAVSLDTKANLGLKAVTSIEGSSTIPSFNFDLKAEFPVLKYEDGQWSGPQKPTLAFNNMQLDLGTFVTDFAKPILTNVNKVVDPARPVISTLNKDVTVLSRIDALRNMFDQNRDGKVTLVEAGATLARKQVDTRFLDALDKIGQVSALVQELSAQEGTIKIDLGSYEVNFDASNPNADLTQADTTTTQQASSPTQQAQSKAGGGKISQFLSALQNIEGLSFPILSDPGTAIDLLLGKPDATLFAYQMPKLDIDFGFHRDFPLYSILGIGINGYVGGNFNAQSNLGFGFDTYGLNQWKNSRFDLGDSYKVFDGFYVSDLQNADGTGPDVNELKLNASLYAGASANFAIVKGYLTGGVQGTAKLDLIDVGEENGTSDGKIRGSEIISRIRNPLSMFEVNGKVDAFLDAGIDYWTLWSGWENAWKQRLGTYTLAEFRLGSGPTRRSRAIDGYISGSTVFFDANFNGVWDVEAEPFGITNPDGTFDLMVELEKFDTNGNGEIDVSEGKIVIENGIDVSTYLPLVTPLASTFDATVVTPLTTLIAQLVEQGIDPAQAQAKVEAALGLPAGVDLQNYDPLEAMTNGDPNGLTVFASMIQVQNTIVQTAKLIEGVSKLSLTQLGNAAIKAIANRLSSGTSVDLTQPSEIEAIVNSAIGFVAEAEPTLNSSQVATVASAASQIMALGNQLVEEITSSGKSLTDAATDIARLQSVSVGEIATSLPELAAGTVSVEQFLAQNTREAIQEKMANAFANNPTVRPVFEAPTIEGVIPTDFTNSELGPLLPQGLPSSSEPLNSGDNNTLAQNDLNFNLNQFIRFFDAEYYLAQNTDVAAAVENGTFRSAAEHFGAFGFAEGRAPSELFGAEYLSQNTDVAEAVTNGTFRSGFEHFIKFGFAEGRFPSDAFKDLEMFYLWKNPDAATAVGQGSYANGLEHLVGVELASGGNTLSTYDVLSQTFDSQYYLTQNADVAAAVENGTLSSAMEHFLNSGMVEGRAPSMAYSESYYLANHADVDDAVKNGIFGSGYEHYMMYGMTEGRLGGEMMGSATPDMILGTRGSNAIAGMEGDDILFGDAGHDILTGVNVNAANPGVGEIDRLIGDRGRDTFVLGDANRTYYDSGVDAETGLNDFAAIADFAIGEDTIQLHGSAANYYLAASPEEMFAGTAIYRKEGDREDLVAIVQDVSDLNLQSDYFSFV, from the coding sequence ATGAACGCACTCGAAATGACTCAGATTGTGGTAGACACCTCCGCCACCACCTCGCAAAATCCCAGCATTGTTGTTCTCGACGCGGCGGTAGAAAACTGGGAAAGTTTAGCAGCAGGAGTGCTTCCAGGCACTGAGATCGTGGTACTCCACCCCCATCAAGATGGAGTCGCCCAAATTACCGAACTGCTTGCCACTCGTAGCAACATTGACGCATTGCATATCTTGTCTCATGGGCAACCGGGTTGCTTATTTCTGGGTTCCACCCGCCTCGCCACTGACACCCTGGATACCTACAGTCCCCTACTGCACCAGTGGCGCAACGCCCTCACCCCCGACGCCGATATCTTGATTTATGGCTGTAACGTCGCCGCCTGCTCAACAGAAGACGCGATGAATCGCCTCTCTACAGGAGCCACCTCCTCATCCGTGAACATCAGTGCAATCTGTGGCTCACCCTTCCTCCACCGCCTCCACGAACTGACAGGAGCCAATATCGCTGCCTCCGCCAACCGTACCGGCAGCACTGCACTTGGCGGCGACTGGGAACTCGAAGTCCACACCGGGGAAATTAAAACCGCCTTGGCGTTTGCGCCGGAGGTAATGCGGGGATACGCAGCCGTTCTGACACGCGCACCGGAGTGGATCGAACAGTTTGGCTCTTCAAGTAACGATCGCGCTTCTGATATTGCCGTAGATAGCGCAGGCAACATCTACCTTAGCGGATATACCGAGGGCAGCTTGGGCGGCACCAATGCCGGGGGCAGAGATTCGTGGGTTGCCAAATACAACAGTAATGGGACTCAACAGTGGGTCAAGCAGTTCGGCAGCAGCGGTTCTGATGTATCCAACGGCATTACCGTAGATAGCGCGGGCAACGTGTACCTTACCGGAGGAGCTTCGGGTCAATTACTCTACGGCAATGCCGGGACATATCAGGGGGGTGAGGATGCTTATATTGCCAAGTATAATAACAGTGGCAATGTGCAGTGGGTCGAGATGTGGGGTACTCCCAATTATGAGAACGCCAAAGGCATTACCATCGGGAGTGGAGGCAACCTTTACCTGACCGGATCTACCGATGGCGACTGGGATGGCACTAATGCCGGAGCCACTGATGCTTGGATTGGATCTTACAACACTTCCGGCTATCAGCAGTGGGTTCGGCAGTTCGGCAGCAGCGGTTACGATGGAGCCAACGGTATTACCTCAGATAGCGCGGGCAACCTTTACGTTACCGGAGATACCGATGGCAACTTAGGCGGCACCCATGCCGGGGCAACTGATGCTTGGATTGCCAAATACGACAGCAATGGCAACCAGCAGTGGGTTCGGCAGTTCGGCAGCAGCGGTTACGATGGATCTAACGGTATTACCTCAGATAGCGCGGGCAACCTTTACGTTACTGGATATACCGATGGCAACTTGGGCGGCACCCATGCCGGAGGGCAGGACATCTGGATTGCGAAGTATGACAGCAATGGCAACCAGCAGTGGATCAAGCAGTTCGGATCTTCGGGTAGCGACAGATCTGATGGGATTGCCGTAGATAGCGCGGGCAACCTTTACGTTACCGGATATACCGATGGCAACTTGGACGGAACCAATGCCGGGTTAGGAGATGCCTGGGTTGCGAAGTACGACAGCAGTGGCACTCAGCAGTGGATTAAGCAGTTCGGCAGTGACCATGTTGATAACTCCTTTGATATTACGGTAGATAGCGCGGGCAACCCCTACGTTGCTGGAGATACACGCGGTACGTTGGACGGCAGTAATGTGGGTTGGTATGACGCATGGGTGTCTAAACTCTCGCCTGTGGTCAGCATAACCCCGGGTACTGCCCCAAGCGAAATCGGACCGACAACCAGCACGTTTAACCTCACCCGAAGCGAACCCGCACCTACAGGGGGAATTACGGTTAACTACAGCGTAGGGGGGACGGCAACCAATGCTACGGACTACGATGCCTTGTCCGGTAGCGCCTTTATTCCGGAGGGAAGTACCACCACTACTATTAATTTGGTTCCCATTGACGATGAGATCGACGATGAGAATGAAACCGTTCAACTCACTCTGAGTCCAGGAACGGGTTACGCCACCAGTGCCGCAAATAATTCTGCCAGCCTCACGATCGCCGACAACGACACGGCGGGGGTCATTATCGCCGAAACCGGCAGCAACACTGCCGCCTCAGAAGATGGTGCAACCGATACCTACTCCATCAAACTCGCCACTGAACCCACCGCCAGCGTCAACATCAACGTCACTCCCAACGCCCAAACTGACCTCGGTAGCGGTGCGGGAACCCCCGTCACCCTCACCTTTGATAGCAGCAACTGGAACGTAGCGCAAACCGTCACCGTCGCTGCGATCGATGATACAGCGGTAGAGTATGACCACACCAGCACGATCGCCCACAGCGTCACCTCTACCGATGCCAACTATAATGGTTTGACCGTGACCGATGTCACCGTCAGTCTCACCGACAACGACTGGCCCACCGTCAGCATCGCCCCAGGAACAAATCCCGACGAAACCAGTGCCACCCCCGGTCACTTCCAGATTACCCTCAGCGATCCTGCCCCACTCGGAGGCATAACTCTCAACTACACCGTTGCCGGAACCGCTACCAGCGCCAGCGACTATACCACCTTATCCGGTAGCCTCTTTATTGCAGAAGGTGAGACTAGCGCCAGTATCCAAGTAGTGCCGACAGATGACGCGATCGCCGATCCGGGTGAAACCGTAGAAGTCACCCTAAATGCGGGCACCCACTATAACGTCAACGCCACCAACAATACTGCCAGCGTCACCGTCACCGACAACGATACGGCTGGAGTCACAGTTTCTGCCATGAACGGCAACACTAGCGAAGCGGGGGATAGCGCGTCGTTTGACGTGGTACTCGACACCCAACCCACCGCCGACGTCACCGTCAACTTAGTTAGTGGCAACACCGGGGAAGGTATCGTCTCCGTGCCCTCCCTCACCTTTACCCCCAGCAACTGGAACGTCCCCCAAACCGTGACCGTCACTGGGGTAGATGATGCCGTTGCCGATGGCAATATCACCTACACGATTCAAACTACCGTCACCAGCACGGACAGCATCTACAGCAGCATCAACCCGAATGATGTCAGCGTCACCAATATTGACAACGACACGCCGAATATCTTAGTCACCCAAAGCAGTGGCAGCACTGCTGTCACCGAAGGGGGGACAACCGATACTTACCAATTCGTCTTAACCAGCGCCCCCACCGCCAACGTCAATATCACCATCACCCCCGACGCCCAAACCGATTTGGGGAATGGTGCGGGAACGGCAGTGACGCGCACCTTTACCAGCACCAACTGGAATACCCCCCAAACCGTCACCGTGACTGCTGCCGACGATACGGCAGTGGAATACGCCCACACCAGCACCATTTCCCACAGCGTCACCTCCACCGATGCCAACTACAACGGGATGGCGGTGAGTAATATAACGGCTAATGTGACGGACAACGATTTACCCAAAGTGAATGTAGCAGCGGGTAACAATGCCAGCGAAGCTAATACCAGCAGCGGTCAGTGGACTCTCACTTTAAGCGATGCGGCACCGACGGGAGGCATGACAGTCAACTACTCTGTAGCCGGAACCGCCACTTCAGGCACCGACTACACCGCCTTATCCGGCAGTGTTTTCATTCCCGCAGGGGCAACGACTGCTAATATTAACGTTACTCCTCTCGACGATGCCATTGACGAACCGGATGAAACGGTGAAACTCACCGTTGCGACGGGAACGGGTTACAACTTGGGGACGACGAGTGAGGCAACGATTTCCCTGGTAGACAACGACACCGCAGGCGCAAAGCTTACCCAGTCGAACAACAGCACCAATGTTGCGGAAAGCGGCACCACCGATACTTACGAGATTGTCCTGTTGAGTCAACCCACCCAGGACGTCAGTATCACCGTTAACCCTGACAGTCAAACCCGGGTAGTGGGGGCAACAAGCCTCACCTTCACGCCAAACAACTGGAACGTCGCGCAAACCGTCACAGTGGGGGCGATCGACGATACGGCGGTGGAGTACCCTCACAGTGGGACAATTTCGCACAGCATCAGCAGCAGCGACGCCAACTACAACGGCATCAGCTTGTCCCCAGTGACGGCAAATATTGCCGATAATGACTGGCCCAATCTGGGAATCGCTCCTGGAAGCAATCCCCAGGAACAGAGCGCGACTACGGGCAACTTTATGCTTACATTAAGCGACCCCGCGCCAGCAGAAGGCATCCGCGTCAGCTATAGCTTTCGAGGCAACGCCACCAGCGGCACCGACTACAACAATTTATCTGGCAGCGCCTTCATCCCCGCAGGAGCAACTAGCGCCAATATCAATCTCGTGCCAGTGGATGATTTCGTCGATGAAGACGACGAAAGTATAGAAGTTTCGTTGAATCCTGGCTCCAATCATAACATCGGTTCATCCGGCACGGCGATCGCCTACGTTATCGATAATGATACCGCCGGGATGCGAATTGTGGAGTCGGGCTCGGGAACCGAAGTGAGCGAAGGCGGCAGTCCGGATACTTATACAGTCGTGCTATCCAGCCAACCCACTGCCGACGTGCGGATTGACTTTAGCACGGATGACAACCTGAAACCGATTGGCGCGTTAACCTTTAGTGCAAGCAACTGGAACGTTCCTCAGACGGTCTCGGTCAGTGCCGTTGCCGATAATGAATTGCAAGGCGATCGCACCAGCGCGATCGCTCATACCGTCAGTAGCACCGATGCGAAGTACAACGGCATCACTCTGCCCAACATTAACGCCTACATCCGCGATCCGGATCTGACCAAAACGAAGGAGGGACTCGCAACCGGATTCGATTTGATCGAGAACTTGCTCGACGCGCAACTCTCCCAACTCAGACTACCCGTTGTTAACAAATCTCTCCAAGACATTCTCACCTCCGATTTCGCTGACAAACTCCGCACCGACGTACTCGGTGCCATTAACGACGCCCTCGATGGGGGTGCCGACGATCTCGCCAAAACACTCCAAGAAAAGCTATCCTTCGTCTTCTCCGAAGTCGAAATCGATCCCGAAATCACTGCCAAGGAAGGCAAATTTAAGATTACCGGGAAAAACTCGATTGACCTAGCAACAATCCCGCTCAACGGCAGTATCGGCTTGCCTGCATTGGGGATACAAGCGCAAGGGTCTGCCGATAGTGCATTCGAGTATCAACTCTCTCTGGGATTTGGGTATCACAAGGACTACGGCTTCTATCTAGATACCGAAAACACCGAACTCGTTTTCAATCTCGGTCTGGGTTTAAGCGATGATTTCAAAGCCACCGGGACGGCGGGATTTTTGCAACTTGACCTAGAGAACAATGCCGACGATCCCACTAACATTGGTGCAGAGTTCAAAGTCAAGCTTCAAGATGTCGAACCTTTGAACCAGTCCGGTGATGATGGCGAACGACTGACTTTCTCCGAACTCAAAGGCAGCTACAATCTCAGCGATTTATTTGCCGTCAGTTTAGATACGAAAGCCAACCTGGGTCTGAAAGCCGTAACCAGCATTGAAGGAAGTTCGACGATTCCTTCGTTTAACTTCGATTTAAAAGCCGAATTCCCGGTCTTGAAGTACGAAGATGGCCAATGGAGTGGGCCGCAAAAACCCACTCTGGCTTTCAACAATATGCAGCTTGATTTGGGGACATTTGTCACTGACTTTGCCAAACCGATTCTCACGAATGTGAATAAGGTAGTGGATCCCGCTCGGCCAGTGATTAGCACCCTGAATAAGGATGTGACTGTGCTATCGCGAATCGATGCCTTACGGAATATGTTCGACCAAAATCGCGATGGCAAAGTGACTTTGGTAGAAGCAGGTGCAACCCTTGCTCGGAAGCAGGTGGATACTCGCTTCTTGGATGCACTGGATAAGATCGGCCAAGTTAGCGCGTTGGTTCAAGAACTATCCGCACAGGAAGGCACGATTAAAATCGACTTGGGGAGTTACGAAGTCAATTTCGATGCCAGCAACCCAAATGCGGATCTGACACAAGCCGACACGACTACAACCCAACAAGCGAGTTCGCCAACCCAACAAGCTCAATCGAAAGCGGGTGGGGGCAAAATTTCCCAGTTTCTCTCGGCGTTGCAAAACATCGAGGGGCTGAGTTTCCCGATTTTGAGCGATCCGGGAACGGCGATCGACCTGCTGTTGGGCAAACCGGATGCCACCTTATTTGCCTACCAAATGCCGAAGCTAGACATAGACTTCGGATTTCATCGGGACTTTCCGCTATACAGCATCCTGGGAATCGGAATTAACGGTTATGTTGGAGGCAACTTTAATGCACAGTCAAATCTGGGCTTTGGCTTTGATACTTACGGCCTAAATCAGTGGAAAAATTCCAGGTTTGATCTGGGAGATTCCTACAAAGTATTCGATGGTTTCTACGTCAGCGATCTTCAAAACGCAGATGGCACAGGGCCAGATGTGAACGAACTCAAACTCAATGCGAGTCTATACGCTGGCGCTAGTGCAAATTTTGCAATTGTCAAAGGATATCTAACTGGCGGCGTTCAGGGCACGGCAAAACTCGATCTGATTGACGTTGGCGAAGAAAACGGAACCAGCGATGGCAAAATCCGAGGTTCGGAAATTATCTCCCGGATCCGTAACCCCCTGTCGATGTTTGAGGTGAATGGCAAGGTAGATGCCTTCCTAGATGCCGGAATCGATTACTGGACGTTGTGGTCCGGATGGGAAAATGCTTGGAAACAACGTCTGGGTACCTATACTCTAGCCGAGTTTCGCTTGGGTTCGGGTCCGACTCGTCGCAGTCGCGCCATTGACGGCTACATTAGTGGTAGCACTGTCTTCTTCGATGCCAACTTTAACGGGGTGTGGGATGTAGAAGCCGAACCGTTTGGGATTACCAATCCCGATGGTACGTTCGATTTGATGGTCGAGTTGGAAAAATTCGACACCAATGGCAATGGCGAAATCGATGTCAGTGAAGGTAAGATCGTCATCGAAAACGGTATTGATGTCTCTACCTATTTACCACTGGTGACGCCTCTAGCTTCTACCTTTGATGCCACTGTGGTCACACCGCTAACCACTCTAATCGCGCAGTTAGTCGAACAAGGAATCGATCCCGCACAGGCGCAAGCGAAGGTGGAAGCGGCGTTGGGACTGCCTGCTGGAGTAGATCTGCAGAACTACGATCCCTTAGAGGCGATGACGAATGGGGATCCCAATGGTTTGACGGTGTTTGCCTCGATGATTCAGGTGCAAAACACGATCGTGCAGACGGCGAAGTTAATCGAGGGAGTGAGCAAGCTTTCCCTGACCCAGCTTGGCAATGCAGCAATAAAAGCGATCGCAAATCGCCTCAGTAGCGGCACTTCCGTAGACTTAACCCAACCATCGGAAATCGAAGCCATTGTCAACTCGGCGATCGGATTCGTTGCGGAGGCAGAACCCACCCTCAACTCCTCCCAGGTTGCCACTGTTGCCTCGGCAGCGTCGCAAATCATGGCGTTAGGCAATCAACTGGTTGAGGAAATTACCAGCAGTGGAAAATCCTTGACCGATGCAGCCACCGACATCGCTCGCTTGCAATCTGTATCAGTGGGTGAAATTGCCACGAGTTTGCCAGAACTTGCCGCCGGAACTGTTAGCGTGGAACAGTTCCTCGCGCAAAATACCCGGGAAGCGATCCAAGAGAAGATGGCGAATGCCTTCGCCAACAATCCCACCGTGCGTCCAGTGTTTGAGGCTCCTACCATTGAAGGTGTTATCCCCACTGACTTCACTAACTCCGAACTCGGACCGTTGCTTCCCCAGGGGTTGCCTTCCAGCAGCGAGCCGCTTAACAGTGGAGACAACAACACTCTGGCGCAAAACGATCTCAATTTCAACCTGAATCAGTTCATCCGGTTCTTCGATGCCGAATACTATCTGGCACAAAATACCGATGTGGCTGCTGCGGTGGAAAACGGCACATTCCGCAGTGCAGCAGAACACTTCGGCGCATTTGGTTTCGCTGAAGGTCGCGCACCCAGCGAGCTATTTGGCGCTGAATACCTCTCACAAAACACCGATGTGGCAGAGGCCGTAACCAACGGCACGTTCCGCAGTGGGTTTGAACATTTTATCAAGTTCGGTTTTGCCGAAGGTCGTTTCCCCAGCGATGCCTTCAAAGATTTGGAGATGTTCTATCTGTGGAAAAACCCCGATGCTGCTACAGCGGTGGGTCAAGGCAGTTATGCGAACGGACTGGAACATTTGGTGGGTGTCGAGTTGGCGTCCGGTGGCAATACGCTCTCGACCTACGACGTTCTCTCACAAACCTTTGACTCGCAATACTATCTGACGCAAAACGCCGATGTTGCCGCAGCGGTGGAAAATGGGACGTTGAGCAGTGCGATGGAACACTTTCTCAATTCCGGGATGGTGGAGGGTCGCGCTCCGAGTATGGCCTATAGCGAAAGCTACTACCTCGCCAACCACGCGGATGTGGATGACGCGGTGAAAAATGGCATCTTCGGCAGCGGGTACGAACATTATATGATGTACGGCATGACTGAAGGTCGCCTCGGTGGCGAGATGATGGGTTCTGCAACTCCGGATATGATTCTGGGGACGCGGGGATCGAATGCGATCGCAGGGATGGAAGGAGATGACATCCTGTTTGGCGATGCGGGTCACGATATTCTCACGGGAGTGAATGTCAATGCTGCCAATCCGGGAGTGGGTGAAATTGATCGCCTCATTGGAGATCGGGGTCGCGATACCTTCGTTCTCGGCGATGCCAACCGCACCTACTACGATAGCGGAGTGGATGCCGAGACGGGACTGAACGATTTTGCAGCGATCGCCGATTTTGCGATCGGGGAAGATACGATCCAGTTACACGGTTCGGCTGCTAATTATTACCTTGCTGCTTCCCCAGAGGAAATGTTTGCGGGAACTGCGATTTACCGCAAAGAAGGCGATCGCGAAGATTTAGTTGCGATCGTTCAGGATGTTTCTGACCTGAATTTGCAGTCGGATTACTTCAGTTTCGTGTAA